One window of Mediterraneibacter butyricigenes genomic DNA carries:
- a CDS encoding helix-turn-helix domain-containing protein, which yields MSIEDRVRELNGGTYTKKSYSVEEVQSILGITRQTVYKLIKQGCFQAVMLETGYRIIKTSFDKWLDNE from the coding sequence ATGTCGATTGAGGATAGAGTTCGTGAATTAAACGGCGGTACATATACAAAAAAGAGCTATTCCGTAGAGGAAGTTCAGTCAATCTTGGGTATTACCCGACAGACCGTATATAAGCTCATCAAACAGGGGTGTTTTCAGGCAGTAATGCTCGAAACCGGATACCGCATAATAAAGACCAGCTTTGATAAATGGCTGGATAATGAATAA
- a CDS encoding helix-turn-helix domain-containing protein: MFEDKIEAMNKLPNAVDDSSGFEKRVYTVEEIMDILSIGKNTAYALVNSGVFHFVKVGGHYRISKKSFDRWLDNMDSESSGCQLCD, translated from the coding sequence ATGTTTGAAGATAAGATTGAAGCAATGAACAAACTACCCAACGCTGTTGATGATAGTTCCGGCTTTGAGAAAAGAGTTTATACGGTAGAAGAAATAATGGATATTCTCAGCATTGGAAAGAACACTGCTTATGCTCTCGTCAACTCAGGCGTTTTCCATTTTGTAAAGGTCGGCGGACATTACAGAATTTCCAAGAAGAGCTTTGACCGATGGCTTGATAATATGGACAGCGAAAGCTCCGGTTGTCAATTATGCGATTAA
- a CDS encoding sigma-70 RNA polymerase sigma factor region 4 domain-containing protein gives MTKLTLEQQELLFANDCKLINLRYEYHGYTGTEKWAIVTELAEEELWVKYPDVIRRYTPFILLSMAQGEVITEYQNYEARERMRRLLFGHAFDINDGEFEVHHPELAVDTDPIEEIMLKDNIKRLREVLCYLSETQKRRVFKYFFYNKTLEKIADEEGVDFTSVRESVNSAIKKLRKFF, from the coding sequence ATGACAAAACTTACATTAGAACAACAGGAATTATTATTTGCGAACGACTGCAAGCTCATTAACCTGCGGTATGAATATCACGGCTACACCGGCACGGAGAAATGGGCGATTGTAACAGAACTGGCGGAAGAAGAATTGTGGGTTAAATACCCTGATGTTATCCGTCGGTACACTCCGTTCATTCTGCTTTCTATGGCTCAGGGCGAAGTGATAACGGAGTATCAGAACTACGAAGCAAGAGAGAGAATGAGAAGGCTTCTTTTCGGACACGCATTTGACATCAATGACGGAGAATTTGAAGTGCATCATCCGGAATTGGCAGTCGATACAGACCCAATCGAAGAAATAATGCTGAAAGACAATATTAAGCGACTTCGGGAGGTTTTGTGTTACTTAAGCGAAACACAGAAACGCAGAGTTTTTAAGTATTTCTTCTACAACAAAACACTTGAAAAAATCGCAGATGAAGAAGGAGTCGATTTTACTTCTGTAAGGGAATCGGTAAACAGTGCAATAAAAAAGTTGAGGAAATTTTTCTAA
- a CDS encoding ImmA/IrrE family metallo-endopeptidase, which produces MKHLSRFDIEAIADKYVQAYMALPDVRNTQIYRIDPELLLEKVLGLNVEYQHLSYDGSILGMTSFTEMGVQVFEDDDNEAFFFLDGKTVLVEKDLNFDSKLKGRKNFTLMHEGSHQIFKMLFPNDYGVTQKSAGVHYYKANSERNKPISDWEEWQANTLGAAILLPENLIKQGMYLFSLGEKIECLNKIYYPSVYKRFDALADFLGCSKKALAIRMKQLGLLKKEYLDNPFDLVTVYPEVSEL; this is translated from the coding sequence TTGAAACATTTATCGAGATTTGACATCGAAGCGATTGCCGACAAGTATGTTCAGGCATATATGGCACTTCCCGATGTCCGTAACACACAAATATACAGAATTGACCCGGAGCTTCTCTTGGAGAAGGTTCTCGGATTGAATGTCGAATACCAGCACCTATCTTATGACGGTAGTATTCTCGGAATGACCTCATTTACGGAAATGGGTGTTCAGGTATTTGAAGATGATGATAACGAAGCCTTTTTCTTTTTGGATGGAAAAACCGTTCTCGTGGAAAAGGACTTGAACTTTGACAGCAAGCTGAAAGGCAGAAAGAATTTCACCTTAATGCACGAGGGCAGCCATCAGATATTTAAGATGTTGTTCCCGAATGATTACGGTGTGACACAGAAATCTGCCGGAGTACATTATTACAAGGCAAATTCCGAGAGAAATAAGCCTATATCCGATTGGGAGGAATGGCAGGCAAATACGCTTGGAGCTGCTATCCTTCTTCCCGAAAACCTTATAAAGCAGGGAATGTATCTGTTCAGTCTTGGAGAAAAGATTGAGTGTCTGAACAAAATATACTATCCGAGCGTATATAAGAGATTTGATGCACTTGCGGATTTTTTAGGGTGTTCCAAAAAAGCACTTGCTATACGAATGAAACAGCTCGGACTTTTGAAAAAGGAGTATCTTGATAATCCTTTTGATTTGGTTACGGTTTATCCGGAGGTGAGCGAGCTATGA
- a CDS encoding tyrosine-type recombinase/integrase: MASIVKRKNRYSVVYTYKDDDGNQHQKWETFDTNADAKKRKTQIEFEQQSGTFIIPNATTVADLLEEYCSVYGVNNWAMSTYRSKKGLMYNYIIPLIGDVKLDELTPRLMDKFYQSLLKVKTKVVQNKKPKNEYLTVHTVREIHKFLRSAFNQAVKWELMTRNPVLNATLPKEEHQKREIWTAETLMHALEVCDDDILALAINLSFACSLRMGEMLGLTWDCIDISEESLKENNASIFVDKELQRVNRDVMEVLDNKDIIRVFPRTLSNTNTSLVLKTPKTKTSVRKIFLPSTVAQMLLERKKQIDEMKELFGDEYLDYDLVFCHSSGRPMEGQVINRALKKLIQDNDLPDVVFHSFRHASITYKLKWNGGDMKSVQGDSGHARMDMVADVYSHIIDEDRRYNAQKFEEQFYNAKGLKNAEEGKTAPMPKFETSVELLDPMAEVQKESEVEKEKPAENSTDENAALLTKLLSNPETAALLKALAKTI, encoded by the coding sequence ATGGCTTCTATTGTAAAGAGAAAGAATCGATATTCCGTCGTTTATACCTACAAAGACGATGACGGAAACCAACATCAAAAATGGGAAACCTTTGATACAAACGCAGACGCTAAAAAGAGAAAAACTCAAATTGAGTTTGAACAGCAAAGCGGTACATTCATCATTCCTAATGCTACGACAGTTGCGGATTTGCTTGAAGAATACTGCTCCGTGTACGGAGTAAATAACTGGGCAATGTCAACCTACCGTTCAAAGAAAGGGCTTATGTATAATTACATCATTCCGCTTATCGGCGATGTGAAACTTGATGAACTGACTCCGAGACTTATGGATAAATTCTATCAAAGCCTTCTGAAAGTTAAGACCAAAGTGGTACAGAATAAAAAGCCTAAAAATGAGTATCTGACCGTACATACCGTAAGAGAAATCCATAAGTTTTTAAGGAGTGCCTTTAATCAGGCGGTAAAATGGGAGTTGATGACAAGAAACCCGGTTCTCAATGCAACGCTCCCGAAAGAGGAACATCAGAAACGAGAAATATGGACAGCAGAAACTCTTATGCACGCTCTTGAAGTGTGCGATGATGATATTCTCGCATTAGCCATCAATTTATCCTTTGCCTGTTCACTCCGTATGGGTGAAATGCTCGGTCTTACTTGGGATTGCATTGATATTTCGGAGGAAAGCCTGAAAGAAAACAACGCTTCCATTTTTGTAGATAAAGAGCTTCAGCGAGTAAACAGAGATGTAATGGAGGTGCTTGATAATAAGGACATTATCCGTGTCTTTCCGAGAACTCTGTCAAATACAAATACCTCCCTTGTTTTGAAAACGCCAAAAACTAAAACAAGTGTGAGAAAAATCTTCTTGCCGTCAACCGTAGCTCAAATGCTGTTAGAGAGAAAAAAGCAGATTGACGAAATGAAAGAGCTTTTCGGTGATGAGTATTTGGATTATGACTTGGTATTCTGCCATTCGTCAGGCAGACCGATGGAAGGACAGGTAATCAACCGTGCTTTGAAAAAGCTGATACAGGACAACGACTTACCCGATGTGGTATTTCACAGCTTCCGTCACGCAAGTATAACCTACAAGCTGAAATGGAACGGCGGCGATATGAAATCGGTTCAAGGCGACTCAGGACACGCCCGAATGGATATGGTTGCCGATGTTTACAGCCATATAATCGACGAGGACAGGCGATATAACGCACAGAAGTTTGAGGAACAGTTCTACAACGCTAAAGGTCTCAAAAATGCGGAAGAAGGTAAAACTGCTCCAATGCCCAAGTTTGAAACTTCGGTTGAACTCCTTGACCCAATGGCAGAGGTTCAAAAAGAGAGCGAAGTTGAAAAAGAAAAGCCTGCTGAGAACAGTACAGATGAAAACGCCGCCTTGCTCACAAAACTGTTATCAAATCCGGAAACAGCAGCATTATTAAAGGCTTTAGCGAAAACAATTTAG
- a CDS encoding helix-turn-helix domain-containing protein encodes MTFGEKVKAERTKLGLNQDELAEKIGVTRRVICSYENDKSRPRGTERYKKLAEALNVNVNYLLSEDDAFIADVEDKYGRRGARQAQELLAEVTGLFAGGEMADEDMREMVDAIQEAYLIAKKNNKKYTPKKYRKDE; translated from the coding sequence ATGACATTCGGTGAAAAAGTCAAAGCAGAGAGGACTAAACTCGGTCTTAATCAGGATGAATTGGCTGAAAAAATAGGCGTAACCCGACGTGTAATTTGTTCTTATGAAAATGATAAATCCCGTCCGAGAGGAACGGAAAGATACAAGAAGCTGGCAGAAGCATTAAATGTAAATGTGAATTATCTGCTGTCTGAGGATGACGCTTTCATCGCCGATGTAGAGGATAAATACGGACGCAGAGGGGCAAGACAGGCTCAGGAGTTGCTTGCAGAAGTTACCGGTCTGTTTGCCGGCGGCGAAATGGCTGACGAAGATATGCGTGAAATGGTTGACGCTATTCAGGAAGCATATCTTATTGCAAAGAAGAACAATAAAAAATACACCCCGAAGAAATACCGCAAAGACGAGTAA
- a CDS encoding DUF6017 domain-containing protein, with protein MEKKMTFNYFYGTEADQFSFYRIPKALFTDSYFKDLSSDAKILYGLMLDRMSLSIKNQWFDDKNRAYIYFSIEDIMELLNCGRNKAIKSMRELDDETGIGLIEKRRQGFGKVNVIYVKTFMPEKTDEKKFGEELKKFKKQTSVENEESTEVYNSNFMKSQNQTSRSPENKLQEVYISNPNNTNLSDTEMNNNKSNHIISVDEKRFDSDNHSEDYQAYENLVKETIDYESLEVTHHDDMRQVDEIVNLIVETVMCKNDKILIASNWYPASLVKKKFLMLTYSHIEYVLHCMSGNTTKVKNIKKYLLAALFNAPSTMNGYYQAEVNHDMPGLVR; from the coding sequence ATGGAGAAAAAAATGACATTTAATTATTTTTACGGTACCGAAGCTGATCAGTTCAGCTTCTACCGCATACCAAAAGCATTATTTACAGACAGTTATTTTAAAGATTTATCGAGCGATGCTAAAATTTTATATGGACTGATGTTGGATCGAATGTCTCTTTCCATCAAGAATCAGTGGTTTGACGACAAAAACAGAGCATATATCTACTTTTCCATCGAAGATATCATGGAATTACTGAACTGTGGCAGAAATAAAGCCATTAAATCCATGAGAGAACTGGATGACGAAACAGGAATTGGTCTGATTGAGAAACGCAGACAGGGATTTGGAAAGGTGAACGTTATCTACGTGAAAACCTTTATGCCTGAGAAAACAGATGAGAAAAAATTTGGAGAGGAATTAAAGAAGTTTAAAAAACAAACTTCTGTGGAAAATGAGGAATCTACAGAAGTTTACAATTCAAACTTCATGAAGTCCCAAAATCAAACTTCTAGAAGTCCCGAAAACAAACTTCAAGAAGTTTACATTTCAAACCCTAATAATACTAATCTTAGTGATACTGAAATGAATAATAATAAATCTAATCATATCATATCTGTGGATGAGAAAAGATTTGATAGCGATAATCACTCTGAGGATTATCAGGCTTATGAAAACCTTGTCAAAGAGACCATTGATTATGAATCACTGGAAGTAACCCATCATGACGATATGCGACAGGTAGATGAAATCGTGAACCTGATCGTAGAGACTGTGATGTGTAAAAACGACAAGATATTGATTGCCAGCAACTGGTATCCGGCATCACTGGTGAAGAAAAAATTTCTGATGTTGACCTATTCACATATCGAGTATGTCTTACACTGTATGAGTGGTAACACCACAAAGGTGAAGAATATCAAGAAATATTTGTTAGCAGCCCTGTTTAATGCACCGTCAACGATGAACGGGTATTATCAGGCAGAGGTGAACCATGATATGCCAGGACTGGTAAGATAG
- a CDS encoding ParB/RepB/Spo0J family partition protein: MKNRSGEKIKLASIDELLGVVNEESAMEIEISKIHPFKNHPFKVLDDEKMQDLVESVKINGVLTPVLLRMDENEEYEMVSGHRRMHAAQLAGLTTIPAIVRELSDDDAIVAMVDANIQREELLPSEKAFAYKMKLAAMKRQAGRPKSNSGQNDQNLIGTVSRDVLAEQVGESSKQIQRYIRLTELIPELLDLVDNKKLQFTVAVDISYIDKEVQGWIYEYICDTGFIKPKQIAALRIQLNDGPINQIQMLSIFNNCVMAKKVSRSLTFSEKKLTKYFPDDYTAKDMEQVIESLLEKWMQEQSC; encoded by the coding sequence ATGAAAAATAGAAGTGGCGAAAAGATTAAACTGGCAAGTATTGATGAACTGCTTGGTGTGGTAAATGAAGAGTCAGCAATGGAGATAGAAATTAGTAAGATCCATCCGTTTAAGAATCATCCGTTCAAGGTGCTGGATGATGAAAAGATGCAGGATCTGGTTGAAAGTGTAAAAATCAATGGAGTACTGACTCCGGTACTGCTTCGCATGGATGAAAATGAAGAATATGAAATGGTATCCGGTCACAGAAGAATGCATGCAGCACAGCTTGCAGGACTTACGACTATTCCGGCAATCGTAAGAGAATTATCGGATGATGATGCCATTGTGGCGATGGTGGACGCTAACATTCAGCGAGAGGAACTGTTGCCGAGTGAGAAAGCTTTTGCTTATAAGATGAAATTAGCAGCTATGAAAAGACAAGCAGGAAGACCAAAAAGTAATTCTGGCCAAAATGACCAGAATTTAATAGGAACTGTATCTAGGGATGTATTAGCAGAGCAAGTTGGAGAAAGTTCTAAACAGATTCAGCGTTACATTCGCCTGACAGAATTGATTCCTGAACTTCTTGATCTGGTAGATAACAAAAAGCTTCAATTCACGGTTGCTGTAGATATCTCTTACATCGATAAGGAAGTACAGGGATGGATTTACGAATATATCTGCGACACAGGATTTATCAAACCAAAACAGATTGCAGCACTCAGAATTCAGCTGAATGATGGACCAATCAATCAGATCCAGATGTTATCAATTTTCAATAACTGTGTGATGGCAAAGAAAGTATCCCGGTCTCTTACTTTCTCAGAAAAGAAACTGACAAAGTACTTTCCGGATGATTATACAGCCAAAGATATGGAGCAGGTGATTGAATCATTATTAGAAAAATGGATGCAGGAACAGTCCTGTTAA
- a CDS encoding type II toxin-antitoxin system PemK/MazF family toxin, which yields MKEKEFKNVRWGDIYYCDLGVTNGSVQSGMRPVLVVQTNRLNESSPTVVVAAITAVKKKTAMNTHIELNTDCGLKEPSMVMLEQLRTVDKATELDNFVGRITDADKISEIKRGLKFAVGIPVKPKTERKGIVLSLCPRCRSEFQSIPENIVKRLDPFQADKEMCDKCQVGYGYDYMIFKKNHHHAKGGVDNV from the coding sequence ATGAAAGAAAAAGAATTTAAGAATGTCAGATGGGGCGATATTTATTACTGCGACTTGGGGGTTACAAACGGTAGTGTGCAATCGGGAATGAGACCGGTTCTTGTGGTTCAGACAAATCGCTTAAATGAAAGCAGTCCTACGGTCGTTGTAGCCGCTATAACGGCTGTTAAAAAGAAAACGGCAATGAATACTCATATTGAGCTAAACACGGATTGTGGCTTAAAAGAGCCGTCGATGGTAATGCTTGAGCAGCTACGCACCGTGGATAAAGCCACAGAGCTTGATAATTTTGTCGGAAGAATTACCGACGCAGATAAAATCAGCGAAATCAAGCGAGGATTGAAATTTGCAGTCGGTATTCCCGTTAAACCCAAGACAGAGCGTAAAGGCATTGTACTAAGTCTTTGCCCTCGTTGCAGAAGCGAGTTTCAGTCTATCCCTGAAAACATTGTAAAAAGACTTGACCCCTTTCAGGCAGATAAAGAGATGTGCGATAAATGTCAGGTAGGATACGGCTATGACTATATGATTTTCAAAAAGAACCATCATCACGCTAAGGGAGGTGTTGACAATGTTTGA
- a CDS encoding ParA family protein has translation MCKVISVVNQKGGVGKTTTTVNVGIGLAREGKKVLLIDADPQGSLTASLGYEEPDDLRITLATIMMDVINEEEISLEDGILHHQENVDLLPANIELSALEVTMGNVMSREMIMKEYIDAIRCRYDYILIDCMPSLGMMTINALVSSDSVLIPVQAAYLPVKGLQQLIKTILTVKKRLNRKLAIEGILLTMVDFRTNYARDIASRVHTTYGSQIEVFENVIPMSVKAAETSAEGKSIYMHCPKGKVAEAYMKLTQEVLSNEK, from the coding sequence ATGTGTAAAGTTATATCCGTAGTAAACCAGAAAGGCGGCGTTGGAAAGACCACCACAACCGTAAATGTAGGCATTGGACTGGCAAGAGAAGGTAAGAAAGTGTTGCTGATTGACGCGGATCCACAGGGAAGTTTAACAGCAAGTCTTGGATATGAGGAACCGGATGATCTTCGCATCACACTGGCAACGATCATGATGGATGTCATCAACGAAGAAGAAATCTCTCTGGAAGATGGTATCTTACATCACCAGGAAAATGTAGATCTACTTCCGGCAAATATTGAGCTTTCTGCCCTGGAAGTAACGATGGGAAATGTTATGAGCAGAGAAATGATCATGAAGGAATATATCGATGCGATAAGATGCCGATACGATTATATCCTGATCGACTGTATGCCAAGCCTTGGTATGATGACAATCAATGCACTGGTCTCCTCTGATTCTGTGCTGATACCTGTACAGGCCGCATATCTGCCTGTTAAAGGACTTCAGCAGCTGATCAAGACCATTCTTACAGTAAAGAAAAGACTGAACCGGAAACTGGCGATTGAGGGCATTCTCTTGACTATGGTAGATTTCAGAACCAATTACGCAAGAGACATTGCATCGAGAGTACATACAACCTACGGAAGCCAGATTGAAGTATTTGAAAATGTGATCCCGATGTCTGTAAAAGCAGCTGAGACCAGTGCAGAGGGAAAAAGTATTTACATGCACTGTCCGAAAGGAAAAGTTGCCGAGGCATATATGAAATTGACACAGGAGGTTTTGAGTAATGAAAAATAG
- a CDS encoding DNA polymerase Y family protein: MLRSILHCDMNNFYASVECMLDPALKKYPIAVCGSVEERHGIVLAKNYKAKAFDVKTGDAVWQAKQKCKDLVVVPPHYEEYIKYSKLARSVYERYTDQVEPYGMDECWLDISGTESLFGSPEKVANEIRETMKFELGLTISVGVSFNKIFAKLGSDMKKPDAVTVIPKDTFKEKIWGLPAADLLGVGRATQRVLDSYCIRTIGDLANNDPEFLRRRLGKNGVVLWNYANGNDLSLVAKKDFVSPIKSVGHGITTVADLEKPEQVWPVFLELTQDIGHKLRVHGLSAEGVAIHIRDNTLNTRQWQTKIALPTQSPMIIAKTAFQLFEKRYGWNNPIRSVTVQAINLIPQDTPRQIDMFMDAAKQDKLERMEKCVEEIRRRFGKDSIRNGVLCQNLRLPPEKAEITMPTGMVG, translated from the coding sequence ATGTTACGAAGCATACTTCATTGTGATATGAACAACTTCTATGCCAGCGTCGAATGTATGCTCGACCCCGCATTGAAGAAATATCCGATTGCTGTCTGCGGCTCTGTGGAGGAACGACACGGTATCGTGCTTGCAAAGAACTACAAAGCAAAGGCTTTTGATGTGAAAACCGGGGACGCAGTATGGCAGGCTAAACAGAAGTGCAAGGACTTGGTTGTAGTGCCGCCCCATTATGAGGAGTATATCAAATACTCAAAGCTTGCGAGAAGCGTTTATGAGCGATATACCGACCAAGTTGAACCGTATGGTATGGACGAGTGTTGGCTGGATATTAGCGGGACAGAAAGCCTTTTCGGTTCGCCGGAAAAGGTGGCAAATGAAATTCGTGAAACGATGAAGTTTGAACTCGGCTTGACGATTTCTGTGGGTGTTTCCTTTAATAAGATATTTGCGAAGCTCGGCTCGGATATGAAGAAACCGGACGCAGTAACCGTTATACCAAAGGATACATTCAAAGAAAAGATTTGGGGACTTCCTGCCGCTGACCTGCTCGGTGTAGGACGGGCAACCCAGCGAGTGCTTGACAGCTATTGTATTCGTACCATCGGGGATTTAGCGAATAACGACCCTGAGTTCTTACGCAGAAGATTAGGAAAGAACGGAGTAGTTTTATGGAACTATGCCAACGGCAACGACCTTTCCCTTGTTGCCAAGAAAGATTTCGTTTCTCCTATAAAAAGTGTAGGACACGGTATAACAACAGTAGCAGATTTAGAGAAACCGGAGCAGGTGTGGCCCGTGTTTCTCGAATTAACCCAAGACATCGGACACAAGCTCCGTGTTCACGGACTGAGTGCAGAAGGTGTCGCAATACATATTAGAGACAACACGCTCAATACAAGGCAATGGCAGACGAAGATTGCACTTCCTACACAGTCTCCGATGATTATTGCAAAGACCGCTTTTCAGTTGTTTGAAAAAAGATATGGGTGGAATAACCCTATCCGTTCTGTGACAGTACAAGCCATAAATCTTATTCCACAAGACACGCCCCGTCAAATAGATATGTTTATGGACGCCGCAAAGCAGGACAAATTGGAGCGAATGGAAAAGTGTGTTGAAGAAATCAGACGGCGTTTCGGAAAGGACAGCATAAGGAATGGGGTTCTGTGTCAGAACTTGCGGCTACCACCGGAAAAAGCCGAAATCACTATGCCGACAGGTATGGTTGGTTAA
- a CDS encoding ParB/RepB/Spo0J family partition protein: MVKQQCLFGTLLSIKVPGRHFLFPESWRKGVKMTEPNRQSGENEERIIEIEIERLRPFKEHPFQVKDDKEMFLLQESIEKYGILNPLIVRPVPDGYYEIISGHRRKHAAEKLGYRKVPVIIRVLSEDDSILSMVDSNLHRERISYSEKAFAYKLKNDVLKRKSGRKKSQVDHKTPRKRAIEIISEDCGDSPKQVQRYISLTKLIPEMLQKLDDEIISFCPAVEIAALSEKEQKELLVAMEYAQAIPSLSQAQRIRQMSKEKQLSLEKMEEIMCEVKKGEITRVAFTNEQLHKYFPNSYTPAMMKREILALLKLWKKESWES; the protein is encoded by the coding sequence ATGGTCAAACAGCAATGTCTGTTTGGAACTTTACTATCTATAAAAGTTCCAGGCAGGCATTTTTTATTTCCTGAATCCTGGAGGAAAGGAGTCAAGATGACTGAGCCAAACAGACAATCAGGAGAAAACGAAGAAAGAATCATAGAAATTGAGATTGAGCGTCTTCGTCCGTTCAAAGAGCACCCGTTTCAGGTAAAAGATGATAAGGAAATGTTTCTTTTGCAGGAAAGCATTGAGAAGTATGGAATTTTAAATCCGCTAATCGTCAGACCAGTACCGGATGGATACTATGAGATCATATCCGGTCACAGAAGAAAACATGCTGCGGAGAAACTGGGATACCGTAAAGTACCAGTAATCATCCGGGTATTAAGTGAAGATGATTCCATTTTAAGCATGGTAGATTCTAATCTTCACAGAGAACGGATCAGCTACAGTGAAAAAGCTTTTGCTTACAAACTGAAGAATGACGTATTAAAAAGAAAAAGTGGTCGAAAAAAGAGCCAAGTTGACCACAAAACACCAAGAAAGCGGGCAATAGAAATCATCAGTGAAGATTGTGGTGATAGCCCAAAACAAGTGCAGCGTTATATCTCACTGACAAAACTGATACCGGAAATGCTGCAGAAACTGGATGATGAGATCATTTCTTTTTGTCCGGCTGTAGAGATAGCTGCATTAAGTGAAAAAGAGCAAAAGGAACTGCTTGTAGCAATGGAGTATGCACAGGCAATCCCATCACTCTCACAGGCCCAGAGGATCCGGCAAATGAGTAAAGAAAAGCAGTTGTCACTGGAAAAGATGGAAGAAATCATGTGTGAGGTTAAAAAGGGTGAAATCACAAGAGTGGCTTTCACAAACGAACAGCTACATAAGTATTTTCCGAATTCCTATACACCGGCAATGATGAAGCGGGAAATACTGGCACTGTTGAAATTATGGAAAAAAGAATCATGGGAAAGTTAA
- a CDS encoding helix-turn-helix domain-containing protein, which translates to MRKKIEKSDTRLPNTFRQTEPDIRAYTVDDIQHILKVSRTTVYELLKSKKFHSVRVGGQYRISKKSFENWLNGEKGGSEDGIC; encoded by the coding sequence ATGCGAAAGAAAATTGAAAAGAGCGATACTCGACTTCCTAATACATTCAGGCAGACTGAACCTGATATACGAGCATACACGGTAGATGATATACAGCACATCTTGAAAGTGAGCAGAACTACCGTCTATGAGCTGCTTAAAAGCAAGAAATTCCATAGCGTTCGTGTCGGAGGTCAATATCGAATATCTAAAAAGAGCTTTGAAAATTGGCTCAATGGCGAGAAAGGAGGTTCTGAAGATGGCATTTGTTAA
- a CDS encoding helix-turn-helix domain-containing protein — translation MAFVNMFNDRVEQFNLREENERLAELFSDEKLQEEAQWQAYSVKEISRLFSISEEEALKLMNCGLFKTYRVGNEYRASKKSVEENKKIVKAVLTYQDKKTMSVPDVMRILGLGKTATYRLINQCRFKTYLVLGKMRVDVDSFEDWYAGQFHYEKVNGERPGKKYGKTLSPLTVAKVLGIPRSTANDLMNDGIVEFIWVDGKRRIKRESFDKWYASQSKYTKVKEIEEVEGYVD, via the coding sequence ATGGCATTTGTTAATATGTTCAATGACCGAGTGGAGCAGTTTAATCTCAGAGAGGAAAATGAACGCTTGGCAGAATTGTTCAGCGATGAAAAGCTTCAGGAGGAAGCACAGTGGCAAGCCTATTCTGTCAAGGAAATATCTCGGTTGTTTTCCATTTCCGAAGAAGAAGCACTGAAACTGATGAATTGCGGCTTATTCAAAACATACCGAGTCGGCAACGAATACAGAGCTTCAAAGAAAAGCGTTGAAGAAAATAAGAAAATCGTCAAGGCAGTTCTTACATATCAGGACAAAAAGACAATGTCTGTACCCGACGTAATGAGAATACTCGGTCTTGGAAAGACGGCTACATACCGACTCATCAATCAGTGCCGATTTAAGACCTATTTGGTACTGGGCAAAATGAGAGTTGATGTGGATAGCTTTGAAGATTGGTATGCAGGACAATTCCATTATGAGAAAGTAAACGGCGAAAGACCCGGTAAGAAATACGGCAAAACGCTCTCTCCTCTTACTGTTGCAAAGGTACTCGGCATTCCGAGAAGCACCGCAAATGACCTTATGAACGATGGCATTGTTGAGTTTATATGGGTTGACGGTAAACGCCGAATAAAAAGAGAAAGCTTTGATAAGTGGTACGCTTCGCAAAGTAAATACACTAAAGTTAAGGAAATCGAGGAGGTGGAGGGATATGTCGATTGA